GCCCATGGGCGGGTCCGTCGGCCCCCTCTTTCGGTGCCATTAAAACCCAGTCTTTCAAAATTGCGTCAATGTTCTACCAAATGCGGAATAAAAGAAATCCCGTTCAGTCATCCCTTTGAGGCCAAACCACAATTGGGCATTTTAAATGGTGTCCCACCATGAACTTTCAGTTACACAAGGTACACAAAGTAATGAAAGACTCCTAATCGTGAAAACTTTGTGTTAATTCTTACAGCTTTTTTACATTCGATCCCATCCAGTGGTTGCTACGTCCAAACCACATTGCCTTGACATCTGACCTGGGTCTCTTGGATGGGTAAGGCAATCTTTGAGATACCCCTGTCCTGCGGCCATTGCGTCTCTGCATCCACAAGGATGCACCTCCTGGTTCCTGCCTCTTGATTGCCAAACCCACATTGCCTTTCTTGTTTGAACTGTGCCTCTTGGATGCTGTGATAAGTGCGCGAGTGGATGGGTGGACGCGAGGTTATTCCGTGCATTCAGTGAGGAAGATGAGGTGCAGATGGAGTGCATGGAGTTACGTCGCAAAACGTGACTAATGAGAGGCTTCCACGCTGTTTGTGAAGCAGCCGAAGAACGAGAAAGTGGCAGACGTGGCTGAAACGTTGAGGAGGGAAGGTGTGCAGAACGCGGAAGTGGCGGCCAGCGTAGTATCTGAGCTACGTTTGCTGCAGGCTCCCACCTGGGCGAGTACCCAACCTTCCTCCAAGCCTGTGGCGTTGACCGGACCCACGTTCCTCATAGCATGGCGTTAGCTAGGTGTCTGTCCGTCTACCACTCTCTTCGGCAGGCGAACGACGACAGGGTGTCTGGCTGTTTACTTCGACTCACCAGGTGCGTTCATCTGCCCCCTCGGTGACAGATGAGCGTCGCTACCACATGTGCCTCTGCCTGTGCACATTGCTTTGCCGACGAACGTTGACACTTTCATGTGACTTACACGTTTTCTCTATGTCGCTAGCTATATGGGTACTAGTAATCAGTCTGGGTTGTGCAGGTTGAGTGCTTTTTTGTATTTGACATGTGTTTATCTTGTAAATATATttggtttgtgtgtgtgcatgttcaCATATAATCTCATTTATTCTTGATGACCGTTTCGTCATCGGTTTATCAACGGACCTACACGAGAGCGTGTTAGGTTAAACAGCCTCGTGACATATGGACAGGGCAATCCTCCACATATCCTCCAGAGGTTTTACAATCCTCCAGAGGCAATCCTCCAGAGGTTTTACAACCATTAGAACCTCTGTAGCCGGAAATAGGATAtacaagtagtagtagtagtagtagtagtagtagtagtagtagtagtagtagtagtagtagtagtagtagtagtagtagtagtagtagtagtagtagtagtagtagtagtagtagtagtagtagaagtagtagtagtagaagtagaagtagtagtagaagtagtagtagaagtagaagtagaagtagtagtagaagtagtagtagaagtagtagtagaagtagtagtagaagtagtagtagaagtagtagtagaagtagtagtagaagtagtagtagaagtagtagtagaagtagtagtagaagtagtagtagaagtagtagtagaagaagaagtagaagaagaagaagtagaagaagaagaagtagaagaagaagaagaagaagaagaagtagtagtagtagtagaagaagaagaagaagaagtagtagtagtagtagaagaagaagaagaagaagtagtagtagtagtagaagaagaagaagaagtagtagtagtagtagtagtagtagtagaagaagaagaagaagtagtagtagtagtagtagtagaagaagaagaagaagtagtagtagtagtagtagaagaagaagaagaagaagtagtagtagtagtagtagaagaagaagaagaagtagtagtagtagtagtagtagtagtagtctatATCTAGCTAATGTAGATACATGTAGTGGTGCTGTAAATTGCATGATTATCTTTTATCTTGAATGTATATCTTGCTTATGTAATTGCACATTGCTGTTTCGTATGTGTAATTGTGAAATCGTAATCTAGTAAACCATATTTGAAGTTGGTACACTATAATGTGCTGATGCCGACACGTACAGGGACAGTCAGAACTATCTTAGCTATGTGAAATTATGCTTTAAAACTTGAATATCTCATGATTTAATGAAAATATCTTGTTAAAATGCCTTGAGTAGTGGTATCAGACTTTAAAGCGGTATATCGCTTATGCGCGATAATTTCGACTTATTGGGAAATGAGTATAACATTCCAACATAACAACCGGCATAAAACTACAAAGAATACTGGGCATTGGTGACACACTCGTTGAATTTGCTCACCTCCCGTATAGTATCTTTATAATGCGTCAAGAGCAGTACGTCAGCTCAGTGTGCATTACTTTAAGAGAGGTACCGAGGAGTGTTAAGGAAAGGACATTTTCCATCAAAGTAGCCAGTTATGAGCAATTATATATCAGTTTATTGTGTACTGAAACTTCACTGCAGTCATTCCTTTTCAGTCATTGTTTTGTATCGAGATGCATGCATCAAGCGTACTTGCCTTCAGTGTGTTCATGTTCAGGCGTAGGGTGAGCTATCGCTAAACAAATGTTTATCATCTCTTAGGGGCCTACCAGTGCCTTCCCAGCAAGTAGGACAGAGATCGGTCCGTAGTCCGAACCTCCAGCAAAGTCCGGGTCTATACGGAGAGTCCCAAATTGCTTCACTGCAAGTGAGTAGGCTTAGTCTTTTATCTTCTCTCACTGTCTTGCAAAAGTATTTATTGCATGTCAAGTTACGGCACTATCTTCAAACTCTATGTCTATTTTTAGAGTACCCTCAAAATAGCGGGTTGCTTCAAATGTAATCTGTACGTAAATGGGTCATGCACAGTATTCACACGCATTCCCTTATATATGTATACAAGCTGTTAAAAAAATTATCGTAATTGACAACGAATATTTTGTGGCTGTTACGCCTTCTATGCGTTGTGGAGCATCGCAAGTGTTTTTTTAAATGTCTTCGTACTAAAGCTACACAAAATCAAATCCTATAGCACATTATACGGACGAAAGGTACATATGACGAAATTTATtaacttttattgcgatagcatttatatggaTACTTAGGCTAGATCTTGCCCCAGACGCCAGCCGTCATTggccatatatgtatacgtatctatatatatagaaatgatagaaaaaaataatccagaaaaaagtCTCCGGCTCGCGCAATAGAACGTCCGAGCTCTTGTGAGTGCGTGGAATTAGCCACTAAGCCATGAAGGAGCACTTCCTTTAATGttgaaatggcaagctatttatatatccCACATACCACCAGTGATGTCCCGTACTACTCTGAAGAGTTCCCATTTCAAGACATGAAAAATTCCTATTTTGGTCATTTTTCCTTGCATACTCTGACCGAATTcccagcatatttccctgcacaTTAGTTGTAATATATGgatatataacacacacacatataaatgcatatgtgtGCCGTGTTTTTGGCTATAAAATTAAGACTAGTGTCTGTGCTCCTGCATAACAAAAACGTGATATTTGAAACTAATGTGCTGTGAGTACATTGTAAAAAGTGGGCTAGGAGTCCATGCCAGCAGTGAACTCGCATAAAACTAGGAGATGACTCACATAAATATGAAGCTAATCTCAAGGGCTATGCCTGCATGCTGCACTTGCCAGAACAGATTGCGGGAGCCGAACGCACACTCAATGAGGGCTCATTGCACGACTGCAATGAGCCCTCATTTGTGAATTGAACCATATCCGAAATTCCCTGTAAGATCAGATTCCCTTTTTCCCTTTCATCCAAAATGAGGGCTGGAAATTCCTTGAAAAGAGAAAATTTCCTGCATGGAACATCACTGCTTATCGCTGGTGATGCCGatctcgggggaactatcgtgttttcagcattaccagcaagacggcacaatgagcgcgcgtcaccagaTCGTCACAACGGGCGACACACCCGCATGCGTTCATCtcccacacgtactttgccccacaGAGGGTGGCGAGGTAGACGCTCACGCGTGGGGCTCTTATTTCACGATGGGAAGAATCGTAAGCCACGGGCTTTTATCaaaatgattctgttgtagttaccgagtgcacaaaggtcactgcacttgcTGCACAGTGTCCGTTTGCGAAAAcaacgcgcttttcagacacggcgaagtagcaactgagacacttattcgcgttcatttgtaccGGTGAGTACATTTCTTGCAACACTTGTGCGTGAGCAATGCgcggcacgtttcaatctgcttgttATTATTCgagtgacattccaatttgttgctatcgcattcattgctttgcattCGCAGCAAAGCTGTGAAAATTTTGTGTCCGCATGTTGCATTACAAAGGTGCATTAAGTGGCCTTTCTGTCAGTAAAGCAGCTTCAATATTATGCATTATATGAACTTCAGTCGGTACATTGCTGTATGAAGACAAACTACACAGATATTTAATATGTTTAATGCGATATGAAGTTCCCCCAATATGAGGAATACTGAAATGCCATCGAGCAGTATAAATGTTATCAAGAGGGGAATACCTTGTTATTGCAATGCAAGTGGGATATAGCCTTTGAAGCTTATCTTTTTCCGAAGCAATAATAGTATTTCCTTGTACATAAATAAAAGATGTACACATATAACCTGATGTGCACAGCAATCACACATGAATATGATCGAGGGTACCAAGCACGAATAACGTGCATGTGTGTCCTACCACATTCAATATATCGGGTACAATGCGTTGCTCGGCCGTAGCATCGATCCAGGTAAACAAAAAGGGCGTGAGGGGTGTGTGAGGAGGGCACCATTTTAGCAATGGATTTACACCTTGGCTTACGTTTTACTGAGGTAAGACGCTTGTTCCGATAAGAGCGTATCCGCTGGCCATTGCCAATGGCTCAGTGTGCTTCGTTGTGGCATACTTCTGTCTCAGCGTCGTGGTTTCTTATTGCGTTTGATGTGCTGATCCACGAGCTAGAGTGAACACACAATATAAAGCACCAGGTGGGCACTATGCCTAAATGGCGAAATCATATGCAGTTTAGAACAGCAGAAACTTGGGCGATTTCGAAAGGTTGCATGACTTGTATGGTTCACCTGCACGTTTTTTCTTGGCACTGTCGGTTCGCCATAATTCGCGTGCTGCCATTCATGTACCATGCATACATATGACTTTGAGTGTTATAATTCGCTTTAATTCATAAGGTGCCCTCCACAGAGGGGCATTGCCAGAACATTTATCAGTGGAGGTGGACCCTATCCCtacgtgtgtgtgcatgtgcataTGCATATACAACAACTTAAAGAATGGAGATTTTTAACATCTCCAATACTCCATTTCTGGCTAAGCCTATGCCCACTATggcagatattattattattatatcaatAATAAAATAAACTGTACCTATTACCTTTCTCTGTTTACGTTGAAGTGCAGCGACTAATAAATGTGCCACGTCTCTCATCTCTGTCTGCAGGCAGCGTTGGCCGAGAGCAACCTGTCATTCCTCCGTGCAGCTATTTCCGGCACGGCGGCGTCCATTGCAGGTGGCGTAGTCATGCCCAGGGCTCGGCCGCCGAGCGCAGGCAACGGACCCCTCAGCAGCCCGGTAGTCTCCTCAGGCGGGCTGCTGCCCGCCGCCCCACAGCTCCACGGGGACGCCACTGCTGCGGAGCGATTCGTCGCCGGCATGTCCGGCCAGGGACTCGCGGGGGAGAGACTCACCAGGTCAGTCTCGCAGCTATCCACTCTCGTTATGCCACAACTGGAGTGTTCACTTCTCCAGCCATGGGCATCAACTGCATTTTTGTGTCATGGGTGGAAACCCAAGTCGCAGGTTGCGGGGTTGAGTGAAacagagggggggggaggggtagcGCTGGACGGTTTTTGTTACTGCTGGTGTGGCTTGGAGGTTGGGGTTAGGGGCCCTTTTTGCACCTCTCAGTCATTGCCCATGTTCTCAGCCCTAATATTCGTGCAATTCTCATTTAAATAATGGGAATGTTGTGTAAAGTTAATGTGGTTTCAACATGAGCAGTGAGAACGTTGTAGCTGCATAGCCACTAGCTTCCTTCGCTCGATGCTATTGTAGTAATTCGTTAGATAGTGAAGATGTTATGGACCCGATAAAAATTTTGATAGACATCTGTCAGCTGGATGTCGTCACCAGCTGTAAGCAAGCTGACATTTCTATGACTTGCACTTTGTACACTGCTATACTTCATACTACACGTGGTACATGTGTACACCATCTTGACCATTGTACACGGTCCATGTCAGCATAATATACACTGAATGTAGGTATATGATTGGGCAACGATAGACGTGTGTTACCGTGTGTTGTTGACACTAGCAGTGATGGTGTTGACACTAGAAGCATATCTCACTGTGTCTCTACCACGCAGCAATGGCGTCCACATCAAGCAGGAACCAGTGGTAGAAGAGCCCAGCAGTGACCTGGAGGAACCCATGGAGGCCACTCCCGACCAGCTGGTCACGGGCTCCGTGCTCGAAGATGACCTGGGAAGTGACGAGGCGCCACGACCCTCTGACGGCTTGGACACCGCGATCGGTGGCCGCGACTCGGCCACCGAGCGGGAGGACAACGAGGAAGCCGAGGACTTGTCCCTATCTTCGTCCACGACAACCCCCTGCGAGACGCCAGTCTCGAACTCGACGTAGGACATTGCCCCCTCCCCTCTTCACCCGCTCCCTATACTCCCCACACCAGTCATTCCTCCATCCTTCCAGCCTTTCCGAGAGAGGTCGCGCGGCTTTGCCAGCATCACTACAGAGCAAACAAGAATTGTCCCCCCCCCCGACCCTCCTCCATGGCACGAATTTCATTTCGTCCCCACgctgccgcagcagcagcagcaacaacgccaGAGCATTGTCACTGTAGCAGTTGACGAATACATCTCTATCGCACCGGTACCTCAGTAAACACGATTACCTCAGTGGGAAGGGCGACGAGTTGTTTTCCGGCAAAGACAGGtgttttcccctttctttccaGGCTGTGGTTGTTTTACGGCGGACTGTTTGACGCGGAGCGTTAGTCGAGACCGCAAGTGTGGATGGGGAGAGAAGGAAACCGGTTCGGCTCTCTGCTTAAGGAGTGGCATAAGATGCCACCTTCACGGACGGTCGTATGAGTTGCTTGTTCGGTGGAAGATGTGCTAGCACGCCTGTTGGCAAGCAGTGTGTGCATTGGACTTCGTTGAGTCAACTTCGAAGGCATAAGGCACCCAAGGTGCATCGCCACATAATTTATTCATTGAGATGACTAAGCATTTTTTGGGTTCAGCTATGCGCATAGTGTTCAAAAGCAACGCCTTAGCTCACAAGGCCACCTCACTTGCAGCGATGCATATACAACCAGAATCGTACGTCCCTCCTGGACTTCATGGAGGAATCACTGTTGCGCAGTTTTGTGTTATCTGTATCGGTGCCACAGGGCATACCGATGCAATAAGAAAATTTCCCACACTTCTTACGCTTTTCAAATTGAAACCCAGTAGCGAACGAAATGAAATTCGGTTTCATCTCTGTGTAATCCTAAGTAGCAGCAAAGCTCTAGAAGGATGAAAAGAGGTATCACACTGCTTGCACAGCAAGTGTCGTTACCCATATCCTTTCCAACCGCCAGTTTGCAGGAAAGTATGGGGGCGAGTTCAGGTGTAGTCTTCGGAATAACGTGTCAAAGTGCTGTTCACGATCCCTCCAAGCTATCTCTCTCCAAGTTTGCCCTCCAAGTTGGCACGACATTCTTAAACAAGCAGGTCAAGAAGAGTTAACCGGCCCGATAGGAAGGCAGTGTGTTTGAGATGCTCACGCACCCTTTGCAATGCAGAAGGTTGGCATTGATCGAATGGAAGCATTGCgtttgttaaggcgtttactagccggcaacgagcgagaatatgtaatggcgacagtcacagccaagcacgggctctcagcgcgagcggcgtccttgttgggtagccccactagaaggtactcaagagttcgacccatttcagcgttcggaggcttcgctacaattaccccggggtcgaagagggagccgcctggcgacctaacagctcgttactatgagcgggtcataataagccttcaggcgctccacgttgacgatgtctcgcccacggcggcgcatgtccgaagattgttcaacgggttcgatcagatagttgacgggtgaggtgcgctcgatgacacggtaggggccttcgtatttgggacgtagctTGGAAAAGGGGCCAGCTGCAgatgtcgggatcgagagccatacaagcgcaccaggaaggaacgtgggctcagaagtggtggagccatcacgaatactcttctgccgctcttgctcttgcgttgtaaaagtcttggcaagctcgcgacactcttgagcaagcctggctgtctcggaaatcggtgtacactcagatggatccggcgtgtacgggagtatcgtgtccatggtgtgcgacgggtgccttccgtacagcaagtagaaaggtgaaaaaccagtcgtgctctgaggggcggtgttgtaggcgtaggtgacgaagggcagtatattatcccaattagtgtggttggcagcgacgtacatagaaagcatgtcgccgagggtgcggttaaagcgttcggtgaggccattcgtctgtgggtggtaagcagtagttttgcggtggacagaatggcactccgtcagaatggcttcgacgacttccgacaagaagacacggcctcgatcgctgagaagctcttggggtggtccgtggcgcagtataaatcgatgcagcaggaaggacgcaacatcgcgcgcagtagccgcagggagagcggcggtttcggcgtatcgcgttaaatgatcaacggcaacgatggcccagcggttaccagccgacgtcagaggaagtggtccgtacaaatcgatacctacgcgcccaaagggacggtcagggcaaggtaacggttgcagaccggcgtgcgacatgtgggctgatggtttacggcgttggcaagtgaggcaagagcgaatgaactgctgcacatagcggtacatgccgcgccaaaagtagcgttgtcgaatgcgatggtaggtcttgaataccccagagtgcgcgcattgcggatctgaatggaaggattcacatatttctgaccgcagactgcggggtatcacgagtaaccactgccggccgtcggcgtcgtaattgcgtcggtgtagaaggccgtcacggatggtgaaatggcgagcttgacgacgcaaggcacgcgtggatggcgttgcggatggatcagtgagcatgtcgatgagcgtgccgatccaattatcctttcgctgctcggtagcgatgatgtcaacatcaatggtaGAAACAGCAGCcgtggatactgagcagagcacatcaccttcagacagaggggagcgcgagagggcgtcggcgtcagcatgctggcgtccgttgcggtacagcacgcggatgtcgtagtcttgtaagcgaagagcccaacgggcgagacggcctgagggatccttcaatgaagagagccagcatagtgcatgatggtcggtgacgacatcgaatgggcgaccatacaaataaggtcgaaactttgtaagagcccagacgatcgccaggcactctttctccgtgacggtgtagtttttctcggctctcgtgagcgtacggcttgcatatgctacgacatattcagggaatccgggttttcgctgcgccaggacagcgccgaggcctacgccgctggcgtctgtgtgcacctccgttggggctgtagggtcgtagtggcgtagaatgggaggcgacgtcaacaaatggcggagcttcgcgaacgcgtcgtcgcactcggatgaccatgaattgaagggcccgttacttccaaggagcttcgtcagcggtgatatgatcgtggcaaaatttcgtatgaagcgtcggaagtaggagcacaggcccacgaaactacgcagttctttgacagatgcaggtttggggaattcggccacggcctgaagcttggcaggatcaggaagaatgccgtctttggacacgacgtaccccagtatggtgagttgccgtgctgcaaagcggcactttttcagatttagttgcaagccggcattgctcacacgtgcgaaaacttctttcagacgttggagatgcgtggagaaatccggagcaaagacaatgacatcgtcgaggtaacacaagcacgtgtaccatttcaagttgcgcagaacggtgtccatcatgcgctaaaaggtcgcaggtgcattacatagaccaaacggcatgacgttgaactcgtacaagccgtctggcgtgatgaaggcggtctttggtcgagcgtcgtcagccaagggtacttgccagtaccccgagcgcagatcgagagaagaaaaaaaatcggctccatgaaggctgtcaatcgcgtcatcgatgcgtggcagtggataaacatccttgcgagtgatcttattgagccgtctgtagtccacacagaaccgcacagaaccgtctttcttcgcaacaagaacaacaggagacgcccatggactgtccgagggccgaataacatcgcgtcggagcatatcgtcaacctgatcattaattactcgacgttcagcaggcgacacgcgatatggacgttgccgtaaaggtggatgggcaccagtgtcgatgcgatgcgtaacaacggacgtgcgaccgagagaacttcgcccgacatcgaaagaagaacgatattcttgcaacaggtccagaagttgggaacgctgtacggccgtaaggttgtcagcgatggaggggccaaatacatcagcagatgacgaatcagaagtggaaacagcattgatggtacacgacctgggaccgcgcgtgtcatcgggtacgtccaggacttgtgcgtcgtcgactggttccactctgccgagacattcccctcgaagcaaggtaacagcatacggggacgggttggttacaaaaatagcagtgttgccctggttgacctgcacggtcgcgaaaggtactagcaaccctctcctgctgcaagcgcggtcagatggcgaaacaagtccaatggtgtcggagagaccagcgcagtagacagacacaaccgtcgtcgagtttggaggcactgttgtatcgtctttcgttagaatcttgctcagtgtcgggggactgtcttctggcgtcaaatgcgagaagggtgagagctcaatttcggcggcggcacaatggatgacggcgtcatggcgggagagaaagtcccaccccaggatgacgtcatgagagcatgcctgaatgacgatgaactgggcgacatacagaacgtcctggatgacaacgtgagctgtgcaccctgctgtaggataaatgcggtgcaaacttgcagtacggagggataacccagaaagtggcgtcgtcacttttcgaagtaagcggcagagtttttcgtccataactgatacggcagctccagtgtcaataagcgccgatgcacaaacaccgtccacaaacacgtcaatgacattcgaggggctgctctgagggctttcacattgcgatagcgtcgcagtccttgcctcggggactgcgacgactagttttcccgctcatgagctgccgcacttggccgcatgggggacagggaacgacgtcgtggagacggcgatcgtcgagatggacctgggcgagatcgaggtggcatagacggcggttcttcgcgataaggacggctgagttggccagcaacaggtgaagaaattggagccggctgtacgcgatggcaataacgggccacgtgaccggcgtaaccgcacgcaaagcagatgggccggttgtcgggtgtgcgccatctgttcaccggggtaggtctcacccacgtcgcaagggctgatggacggaacggtggctgcatggtggactgaagctgaggctgaggggttacgtcaacatacgtagcgggaacacccgctgcaaaggacggaggttgagcggcagcttcggcgtaagtcagaggggcggttgctggaacgacttggggcggcctggcgaccacttgcgcgtaactcaggggcgcaggagccggaggctgtggggggtggtacgcaggcatcacctccgctatttcctgttcaatcgctcgacggatgggagggagaagggtagtaggcgattgttgaacagtcggttggtgggcgaagggcaggagcgagaactgacgtgcgatttcctcacggatgaaggactttagttctgccatcaacgccacttggtcacaactggcctccaagccagcaagcgttgcagctcgtggtggggagcgtcgggtcatcgaacgctgccggcggagctcctcgtagctctggcacagtgtgatgacctcagccactgtgccggggtttttggcgagcagcatcgtgaaggcatcatcgtcaatgcctttcatgatgttccggatcttttcagactcggacatggtgggattagatttgttggataggtccaggacgtcttcaatatagctcgtgaatgactcaccagcctcctgagcacgttcacgcaagcgctgctcggcttgcagcttgcgaacagcagggcggccgaagacgttgatgattgcggtcttgaaatcggaccaggtggcaaaatcggacgcgtggttgttataccacaaactggcaacacccgtaaggtagaataccaagttggtcagcttgccgtcctcgtcccatttgttggggacgctcacgcgctcgtaaatagcgagccagtcctccacgtcagtgccatcagcgccagtgaagatgggtggatcgcggattctggggacaccgggacaaggtggtggcattggaggaggcgtttgctgagaagcgtcgtggtacatagtagatggcagggtacgtgatcgtagctccaaaggcatagacagggatcgcagcactctccaccaaattgttaaggcgtttactagccggcaacgagcgagaatatgtaatggcgacagtcacagccaagcacgggctctcagcgcgagcggcgtccttgttgggtagccccactagaaggtactcaagagttcaacccatttcagcgttcggaggcttcgctacacgTTGACAGCGCAGCGTCCTTGCAGGTTCTAGCCGAAGAGCCTCGGGGAAAAAAAATGTTCCTCTGTGCATATCGTTCCGCACTGTTACTACGCAGTGTCAGCTTTTACTAGATACAAGACGAAACGCGAGAAaaaagcgcgcgcggtgtgtagaggaggaagggatgcacagatggtggaagagtgggcgacggcgcgacggcgcatgcgcgcgcgtcagctgtcgaatgttcgagaagcggtgcggacggcgcactacaaggcgcgagtataagatgctccgcatttaaaatgcGCGATCGATGAACCGACacaaacgaggaaaaaaaagttgTAAAAGTTACCACATATAGTGTACTACTCCATGTTCTCCTTCTTCCCCTCGTTTTGTGTGTAACAGGAAACTATAGTGCTACGATGTCACCTTTTTGCAGTCTTCGTACTAAGTAACTTAGAGAGAGGCAGGTGGCAGTTACATTGTGTAGGTGGTAGCGATAA
This genomic interval from Rhipicephalus microplus isolate Deutch F79 chromosome 10, USDA_Rmic, whole genome shotgun sequence contains the following:
- the LOC142774570 gene encoding uncharacterized protein LOC142774570, translated to MPRARPPSAGNGPLSSPVVSSGGLLPAAPQLHGDATAAERFVAGMSGQGLAGERLTSNGVHIKQEPVVEEPSSDLEEPMEATPDQLVTGSVLEDDLGSDEAPRPSDGLDTAIGGRDSATEREDNEEAEDLSLSSSTTTPCETPVSNST